The Rhodococcus triatomae genome includes a window with the following:
- a CDS encoding DNA polymerase Y family protein, whose translation MSRVLALWCPDWPAVAAAAEIDLPPTHPVAVLGSGRVVACSAPARAEGVCRGLRRREAQARCPRVHVAAADADRDARLFEPVAAAVDAVAPGVEVLRPGLVVLSARGVSRYFGSEEAAAERLVDAVSAVGIESQVGVADQLTAAVVAARYGMLVPPSGSADFLAPLPMAELAAEPSLSAPDRSDLVDLLRRLGMRTIGSFAALSAVDVASRFGTDAVSMHRAARGEPERPPSGRALPPDLDVEHDCDPPLERVDAAAFVGRALAEKLHRVLSDAAVACTRLAVIAGTDSGETLTRTWRCAEPLTPEATADRVRWQLDGWLVRRHGSRTESRVVRLRLEPVEVVAAGALQLGLWGGVGEQEERARRALVRVQGLLGGEAVQVGVLSGGRGPADRITVLPWGEERVPSSDPAEPWPGRLPAPSPAAVLARSPEVWVGDGAGAAVTVTGRGGLSAPPARLRWGSREWEVCGWAGPWPVDERWWDPAAADEAVRAQVLLEDSRALLVIHRHGRWWVEGIYE comes from the coding sequence GTGAGCCGGGTACTCGCCCTCTGGTGCCCGGACTGGCCGGCGGTGGCCGCGGCCGCCGAGATCGATCTGCCCCCGACTCATCCGGTCGCCGTACTGGGGTCCGGTCGGGTCGTGGCCTGCTCGGCCCCGGCGCGGGCGGAAGGTGTGTGTCGGGGGCTGCGCCGGAGGGAAGCTCAGGCACGATGCCCCCGAGTGCACGTCGCTGCCGCCGATGCCGACCGAGATGCTCGACTGTTCGAACCGGTCGCCGCGGCCGTCGATGCCGTCGCCCCCGGTGTCGAGGTACTGCGCCCGGGCCTGGTGGTGTTGTCCGCTCGGGGAGTGAGCCGGTACTTCGGTTCCGAGGAGGCGGCGGCGGAGCGGCTGGTCGATGCCGTGTCTGCGGTGGGAATCGAGAGTCAGGTCGGTGTCGCCGATCAGCTGACCGCCGCGGTGGTCGCCGCCCGGTACGGCATGCTGGTGCCGCCGTCCGGAAGCGCGGACTTCCTGGCGCCGTTGCCGATGGCGGAGTTGGCGGCCGAGCCGAGCTTGTCCGCGCCGGATCGCAGTGATCTGGTCGATCTGCTGCGACGGTTGGGGATGCGGACGATCGGATCCTTCGCCGCTCTGTCCGCGGTGGACGTCGCTTCCCGCTTCGGAACGGATGCGGTGTCGATGCACCGCGCGGCGCGGGGCGAACCGGAACGCCCACCGTCGGGTCGGGCACTTCCACCGGACCTCGACGTCGAGCACGACTGCGACCCACCGCTCGAGCGTGTGGATGCCGCAGCGTTCGTGGGACGTGCCCTGGCCGAGAAGTTGCACCGGGTGCTCTCGGATGCCGCGGTGGCGTGCACCCGTCTGGCGGTGATCGCCGGCACCGATTCCGGCGAGACCCTCACGCGCACATGGCGATGTGCGGAACCGCTCACTCCGGAGGCGACCGCCGACCGGGTGCGCTGGCAACTGGACGGCTGGCTCGTCCGGCGGCACGGTTCCCGGACGGAATCGAGGGTGGTGCGGTTGCGGCTCGAGCCGGTCGAGGTGGTCGCGGCGGGTGCCCTGCAACTGGGCTTGTGGGGTGGCGTGGGCGAACAGGAGGAGCGGGCCCGGCGGGCGCTGGTGCGGGTGCAGGGTCTACTCGGCGGGGAGGCGGTACAGGTGGGGGTGCTCAGCGGTGGGCGCGGCCCGGCCGACCGGATCACGGTGCTGCCCTGGGGAGAGGAGCGTGTCCCGAGCTCCGATCCGGCGGAGCCGTGGCCGGGGCGCCTGCCCGCGCCGTCACCGGCTGCCGTGCTCGCTCGGTCACCCGAGGTGTGGGTGGGCGACGGCGCGGGTGCGGCGGTGACGGTGACCGGGCGCGGCGGTCTCAGCGCGCCCCCTGCCCGGCTGCGGTGGGGCAGCCGGGAGTGGGAGGTGTGCGGTTGGGCCGGGCCGTGGCCGGTGGACGAGCGATGGTGGGATCCGGCGGCCGCGGACGAGGCGGTGCGCGCCCAGGTTCTGCTCGAGGATTCGCGGGCGTTGCTGGTGATCCACCGGCACGGTCGATGGTGGGTGGAGGGCATCTACGAGTGA
- a CDS encoding VOC family protein, with amino-acid sequence MAIHFNHTIVAARDKQESAHFFAELFGLPAPQPSGFFLAVQLDGGVTLDYAEPPGSQDIAPQHYAFLVGEDDFDRIYGRILDRGLEHWADPRQSLPGEINHNDGGRGVYFLDPSGHYLEIITRPYGSGG; translated from the coding sequence GTGGCCATTCACTTCAATCACACCATCGTCGCTGCGCGGGACAAGCAGGAATCCGCGCACTTCTTCGCCGAACTCTTCGGACTCCCGGCTCCGCAGCCGTCCGGCTTCTTCCTGGCGGTGCAACTCGACGGCGGAGTCACGCTCGACTACGCCGAGCCTCCCGGAAGCCAGGACATTGCACCGCAGCACTACGCATTCCTGGTGGGGGAGGACGACTTCGACCGGATCTACGGTCGCATCCTCGACCGGGGCCTCGAGCACTGGGCCGATCCGCGGCAGAGCCTGCCCGGCGAGATCAACCACAACGACGGCGGGCGAGGGGTGTACTTCCTCGACCCGTCCGGGCACTATCTCGAGATCATCACGCGGCCGTACGGGTCGGGCGGGTAG
- a CDS encoding alpha/beta fold hydrolase, translating to MDTSTTTLPRAGLDIAYRDFGPAAYRDSGPAAHDVPVVLVHGMGGDGRTWDRFARELTGVGRRVVTMDLRGHGRSARAASYRFAEFGSDVAELCDTLGIARADLVGHSLGGHAASLVAQTRPDLVRRLVIEEAPLPLRPGDPEQTFTRRLPSAVELWHATTSLIRSPRAVVAFDRSMTGPALAQFRTPDPQWWERLPRIAAPTLFLSGGPTGMVDAARLDAAVAAIPECTVVPFACGHSIHRDRHRDFVSAVLPFLSRP from the coding sequence GTGGATACGAGCACGACGACCCTGCCCCGCGCCGGACTCGACATCGCGTATCGCGATTTCGGGCCGGCTGCCTACCGGGACTCCGGACCCGCCGCGCACGACGTGCCGGTGGTTCTGGTGCACGGTATGGGCGGTGACGGGCGCACGTGGGACCGTTTCGCCCGGGAACTGACAGGCGTCGGGCGCCGGGTGGTCACCATGGACCTGCGTGGGCACGGGCGCAGTGCCCGTGCGGCGTCGTATCGATTCGCAGAGTTCGGCTCCGACGTCGCCGAACTCTGCGACACCCTCGGCATCGCCCGCGCGGACCTGGTGGGCCATTCCCTCGGGGGTCATGCCGCGTCCCTGGTCGCGCAGACCCGGCCCGATCTGGTGCGCCGACTGGTGATCGAGGAGGCGCCGCTGCCGTTGCGGCCGGGCGACCCGGAGCAGACGTTCACCCGACGGCTGCCGTCGGCTGTCGAGTTGTGGCACGCCACGACCAGCCTGATCCGGAGCCCGCGCGCCGTGGTCGCGTTCGACCGTTCGATGACCGGGCCTGCCCTCGCGCAGTTCCGTACGCCCGATCCGCAGTGGTGGGAGCGACTGCCCCGGATCGCGGCACCTACGCTGTTCCTGAGCGGCGGACCGACCGGCATGGTCGATGCCGCCCGTCTCGACGCCGCGGTCGCCGCGATCCCCGAATGCACCGTGGTGCCCTTCGCATGCGGGCACAGTATCCACCGCGACCGCCATCGTGATTTCGTCTCCGCTGTGCTGCCGTTCCTCAGCCGGCCGTAG
- a CDS encoding R2-like ligand-binding oxidase has product MTTASPKAPAREGFSSLRSGGLNWDSFPLRLFTKGNAKFWNPSDIDFTQDAADWAELNSEQQRSATYLCAQFIAGEEAVTQDIQPFMTAMASEGRFGDEMYLAQFCFEEAKHTQVFRLWMDAVGLTADLHPFVADNPYYRTLFYEELPESLRVLESDPSPVNQIRASVTYNHVIEGSLALTGYYAWQKMCVQRGILPGMQELVRRIADDERRHMAWGTFTCRRHVAADDRNWEAVGERMGELMPLALGMIAWVDDQFEVDPFGFDNQEFVAYAADRAQRRLSAIESARGRPLEEIDLDYSPETLEDRFGAEDAEELTRVVG; this is encoded by the coding sequence ATGACCACCGCGTCACCGAAAGCGCCCGCCAGGGAAGGGTTCAGCTCGTTGCGCTCGGGCGGGTTGAACTGGGATTCGTTTCCGCTCCGGTTGTTCACGAAGGGGAACGCGAAGTTCTGGAATCCCAGCGACATCGACTTCACCCAGGACGCCGCGGACTGGGCCGAACTGAACAGCGAGCAGCAGCGCAGTGCCACGTACCTGTGCGCGCAGTTCATCGCCGGCGAGGAAGCCGTCACCCAGGACATCCAGCCGTTCATGACGGCAATGGCGTCCGAGGGGCGATTCGGTGACGAGATGTATCTGGCGCAGTTCTGTTTCGAGGAGGCCAAACACACCCAGGTGTTCCGGCTGTGGATGGACGCGGTCGGTCTCACCGCAGACCTGCATCCCTTCGTCGCCGACAACCCCTATTACCGCACGTTGTTCTACGAGGAGTTGCCCGAGTCGCTACGGGTACTCGAGTCCGATCCGAGCCCGGTCAACCAGATTCGGGCGTCGGTCACCTACAACCACGTGATCGAGGGGTCGCTCGCTCTCACCGGCTACTACGCCTGGCAGAAGATGTGCGTGCAACGAGGCATCCTGCCGGGAATGCAGGAACTCGTGCGGCGTATCGCCGACGACGAGCGCCGGCACATGGCGTGGGGGACGTTCACGTGCCGCAGGCACGTGGCGGCGGACGACCGGAACTGGGAAGCCGTGGGAGAGCGGATGGGCGAACTCATGCCCTTGGCCTTGGGCATGATCGCGTGGGTCGACGACCAGTTCGAGGTGGACCCGTTCGGGTTCGACAACCAGGAGTTCGTCGCCTACGCGGCCGATCGGGCGCAGCGGCGGCTGTCCGCGATCGAATCCGCGCGAGGTCGCCCGCTCGAGGAGATCGATCTCGATTACTCGCCGGAGACGCTCGAGGACCGGTTCGGTGCGGAGGACGCCGAAGAACTGACCAGGGTGGTGGGCTGA